cctctccgcGCCGGGCCGTGACTCAGCCTCGGGGCCGCTGCCCTGCGCCCCAGCCAGGGGCGGAAAGTGTGAGGCGCCCCTGAGGGCTCAGGCCAAACCAAACAGCCCCCCACCCCAGACATTATCTCACTGGAGAATTAGGGGGGCTATAGGAAGGAGGAGGTAGCTGCAGGCATGGGGCGCTCTGGCTCGAGTAATCCGCTCCAGGTTTTCCTAGCGTCCCTGACCCCCTTGGGTCCCGAGGCCGGTCACTGCTCCGGGTTTTCTTCTCAGCCCCGCCGGACAGATTCTGGTCCGGAGGGGCCGGGAGCCGGTGGGGTCCAGGCCGGGGTTTTCCCGGTCCTACTCCAGCCGTCCGGGTAGTGCAGGCCTGGCGAAGGGCTGTGCTAGGAGCTAGGCGGCAGTGCCACAAGTGAAATGGAGAGGGGGCTGCTTTGGGGAGGAAAGGGGATAGCCAAAGAAAGGGGGCGGGGGACAGGGGGTGGGAACGTGGCCCGggaagggcagggccagggcttCCAGAGGCAATATCAGGGCGGGCTCCCTGGCACCAGCCTTTGGGTACAGAAACTCGGAAGGTGCCCAGTGCCTCAGGCTTGCCTCGCTCAACTTCCCCCCTGAGGGTCGCGTTCTACGTCTGGCTGAACATGACTGATCTTTCTGCGGCTAGATTGCCACTCCCCACCTCATTCCCAATAGTCCTGGAATCCTCAGTTAGTTCCTCAGTGACGCCCACCCTCCcatgtctctttttttctcctggtGCAAATAGCTCCCCTCCTTACTCAGAAATCGGAGTGGGGAACCCCTACTTGAAATTCCCTCTTACCCCAACCCCTAACCACGCCAAACGACCGAAACAGCGGCGGTAGAGAAACGCTGACTGGAGACCCCGCCCCCTCCCTTGAAGCCCCTGCTAGGCCCCAGGGGCcggccgcccccgccccgccaccaggcccagactGGAACTGGGAGCTGGAGGGCAAGTGAGGGGCCTGCAGGGGCCGCCTGGGGATAGGGGAGCGTCCCAGATCCTCACGTTAAGACTTAAATTTTTAGGTGACCAGCTAGACCTTAATATTTGGGGAGAGTAGCACGAGTTGGAGAAATACTCAGAGAAGGAAGTGTTTACCCTAAGAGAGGGATGAAAGCCCGGAGTGGGAGGACTGAATACCTGGGGCTGGGGACAGCGACTCGGAGTGAGGGCCAGGTGCCCGGACTGACTGGGCCACGTGCGCCAAAGGGTAGAAGCATAGAAGTTAGATGCTTGCGGAACCTGAGGGAAAGAGGCCTTCAGGTGGCGAGATAGGCGAGGCTTTGCCTGGGCGGGGTCCTGCGTGAGTGGGTCTGGGGGTCTGTTTCGGAATGTGGGGAACTGAGCTGCAAGCGGAGTGTCAGCCTGCGCCCGGCGCCCACCTCTTCCCCGCTGCTCCCCCCCATCCTCGACTGCCTCCGCTTCCCTCGAAAAACCCGCCGCCCAGGAAACCGCTGGGGGCGCTCAGACCGCAGACCCCcacgccccccgccccccagcgCTCCCACCGCGACCGCCCAACCCACCTGAAGGGGCCGTGGCCGCCAGGGGTACCCCCCTCCTGCCGACTCCCCCCAACACCTGCGGGTGGCACTATTTATAACTCCGCGCCTATTCCGGGCCTCTGGGTTGGAGCCGGCTGCCGCGCAGCGCTAATCGCCGCCGGGATCTCTGCGCCCCCCAAAGCCGGGGGAGGTAAATTTAGCTTCAGGAAGCTCAGGGGAACATTTTCCAAAACTCCACGTCCCAGAGAAGGCGAGAGAACCCCTCTGCACTCAGCCTCTCTCCGATCAGCCACCAGGAGGCGCAGGTCCCCGGCTCCTCGAACCCAGCCAGCTAGGAGGTATGGTCGCTTCTTTGAAGCTGGGGTAGGCGAAAGGCTGAGGGCGAATGATGGAAAggaactgaggctggagaatggctaGAGGAACGGGTACGCTCCAAGGCTGGCGAACACCCTAGAGTCTGAGAGTAACTGAGAAAGTGGGTGGGGGAAAATAACTCACATGCAAGAGAGATGTAAATAGGATGTAAGAGCGAGCCTATGcccatgccgggcgcggtggctctcgcctgtaatctcagcacttcgggaggcagagacgggtggaacacctgaggtcaggagttggagaccagcttgaccaacatggtgaaaccccgtctccagtaaaaatacaaaaattagccagtcgtggtggcacacgcctgtaatccgagctactcgggaggctgaagcaggagaattgcttgaacctgggggggcgGAGGtcgccatgagccaagatcgcaccattgcactccagtctgggcaacaagagcgaaactccgtctcagaaaacaaaacaaaacaaaaaaagcctatGCCCTTGGGGGTAGGCCTGCGCTCTGGCTCTGTCAGTGAAATGATTGCCACATCCCCCTTTCTGCCGGCCTGTTGGTGGTGTTGGGAAAACGTGGgacacccccacccacccacgcCTCCCCACCGCCAGATTATTGCTGTGATATCCAGTTTATTGCCTGCCGCTTCTCAGACCCTTGGGCCGTGATCCCTCTTCTCCACCTGTTTCTCGCATGCCAACGAGGGTCCTGTATCCGATGTAATCCGCTGGGAATCCTGGATATCAGGCTTCTCCTCTTGCTCTTGTACTTGGGGGTCACATCCATCTGGTCCCTCTTGTCTCCATTCCTACTCCACCCATTCCCCCACCCCCTGTGACCATTAGAGGGCACCAGGGCACCAAGGGGTATGCGAGGTTTTAATGGCAAagaccgcaattacttttgcaccaacctaatatcttGTACCCTGTCTccttcacctccctcccacctcactcCACTTGAGTTCCTGAGGGAGTAGTTTGGACACTCAAAACCTGAGTTGCCCTAGTTGGGGAGAGATACTTGTGGGGGAACAGCCACAGAGTGGGCAGCCATGGGCCAGGAAAGATCTCTTGGCCTGTGTGGATTAGGTGAAAGGGCTGAGGCTGAAACCTCCAAATGGGCTGAGAACAGGGAGCttagggctgaggtgggaagtgGCATGGAGTGGGTGCAGAGTGGGGTGGTGGTACCCTCCATGCTTTTGCTTGCATGGCCCTGCCTCCAGGCCACTTTGGCCACCATCTCCATGCAACAGCAGCTCAGAAGAGGAAGGCAGGCTCATTAGGAGAAGCAGTGAGTTGGTGATCTGAAAATCTGGGTTTGCTAAATGACTCCTTTACTGCAGTGTGCTGTGTATGTCCTTGGGTGAATCATTTCACCTCTAGGGCCTATTTCCTTCATGTTAACATGGGATAATTGCTGAAGTGGACTTCCGTGGCGCCCAAAGCACTCTGTATTGTGAAAAGGGCTCTCTGAATGGTATCTGAGGTTTCTGTTATTCTCCAGTCTTTACACTGTCAAAGCCCTCTTTCCCACTCACATTCTCCTTGGGCCACTGGCAGTCTCACTCCCCCTGCTGCTCTCTATCAGCCATCTCACCACAGGCCACAGCCCTGGACTCCGCCTTCCTCTACCCACCACTTCCCCAGTGGTCTCTGCCAGACTTCCCCTCCCCTGGCAAAGGCCCTTGAGCTCAGACCTCAGACTCCAGGATCCACCTCCAGGCACTGCCCCGCTTGGGGGGAGTGAGGcctaagaaaggaaaagaaggcagTAGGCCAGGGCCTGAGTCGGGGAAGGAAGGGCTGGAGCTGGCCAAATAGGGTACAGGCTCTGAGGGGGAAGAAGGAGCCCCAGATTCATGGGAAGGTAAATTCTGACTACTCCCATCACTGGGACCAGGTAAGAGCCTCTCAACGGACCAGCCAAGAGCACTAAGCTGCATTTTGTGGATGCCTAaagagatgcactgaggctgggcacggtggctcatgcttgtaatcccagcacactgggaggccaaggtgggaggatcacttgaagtcaggagttcgagaccagcctggccaacatggtgaaaccctgtctctactaaaaatattgaaattggctgggcatggtggctcatgcctgtaatcccagcactctgggaggccgaggtgggtagatcaggaggtcaggagatcaagaccatcctagctaacacggtgaaaccccatctctactaaaaatacaaaaaattagccaggcgtgggggcgggcacctgtagtcccagctactcaggaggctgaggcaggagaatggcgtgaacctgggaggcggagcttgcagtgagctgagatcgtgcccctgcactccagcctgggtgacagagcgagactccatctcaaaaaaaaaaaaaaaaaaattgaaattagcaggacatggtggtgcactcctgtaatcccagatactcaggaggctgacatgggaaaatcacttgaacccggagacggaggttgcagtgagctgaggttgcaccattgaactccagcctgggtgccagagtaagaatctgtctcaaaaaaaaaaaaaaaaaaaaaaaagatgcactgACCTGCCAGGGATAAGAAATAAGCTCAAGTTGGAGTACTGTAGAGACTAGGCTGCTGTAAAAAAGAATGGACAAGTTCTCCATGTGTTGATATGGGATCCTGAATCCTGTCCAAGGTTtatcaaaggaaaagaagcaaagTGCAGAACAATGTGGAGAGTATGTTAACTAACTAGGAAGAGTAATATATCCAGAATCCAGCCACCCCTTACTACTGCTTTTGCTATAAACCTGGTCTGAGACCACCACGTGTCTGGCCTATATTGTGCCATTACCTCCTAATAGGTCACTCGTATTCTACCTTTGCTCCCCTGAAGTCtgttctcaacacagcagccagctTGCGCCTTTTAAGTAAAAAAACTCATTTCATGCTCAACATCCTGCAATAGTTCctcatttcactcagcataaAAGCTCAAATTCTTAGGCTCTCTATGACCCATTCCCAACACCAGCTcgatttccactttttttttcctatagtgcCTATCATCTAATAAcatatacatactttaaaaaatgtttctagtTTGTCCTGTCCGCCCCCTAAAATGTAAGCTTCACAAGTACATggatctgttttgttcactgctgtatccaaAGACCCACACTGATATAAGTATACACTGAAAAACtcaatatttgtagaatgaatgaagaTGCAGTCTATGCATAGACTGGAATGTTCTCCAAGAAACTGGTAACCATGGTTGCCTCCAGGGGCAGCACTAAGGGACTGGGGGATAGACCAGGAGACTTTTAACTattagagttctttttttttttttttttttaagacgaagtcttgctctgtcacccaggctggagtgcactggtgcaatcttggctcactgcaacctccacctcccggattcaagtcattctcctgcctcagcctcccgggtagctgggactacaggcatgcgccctcacgtctggctaattttttttttttttttttttttttggtatttttagtagagatggggtttcaccatgctggccaggctggtctcaaactcctgacctcaagtgatccacccgcctcagcctcctcaagtgctgggagccaccgcacccagccctgtcttttttttttttagatggagtttcactcttgtcccctaggctggagggcagtggcatgatcttggctcactgcaacctctgcctcccgggttcaagtgattctcctgcctcagcctcccaagtagctgggattacaggcactcaccaccttgcccagctgattatttttagtagagatgcggtttcaccatgttggccaggctggtctagaactcctgacctcaggtgatccgcccgcctctgcttcccaaagtgctgggattacaggtgtgagccatcgtaccCAGCCTGGCCTAAAGTTCTTTACTGTGGGCATATATCACCTTTACAAAaagaacctagaaaaaaaaaacaaaaaaaaacaagagttaaCTAACAAGAAGGCTGAGGAAGAGCTGGTCCCAGACAGGGAGGAAGAGGGCCCTATCTACCGTAATCTCCAGGCCAGTGCCCCAAGTGACAAAGGGCTGGGGGATGAAAACTGAGCCCTAAGAGGGGACAGAGAATGCTGGGTGGGGATCCCAGGGAAATACTGAGCAGTCCCATGGCTGGCTCTGAGGTGTGGGGGCTGTGGGTGGGCGCATCAGTAAGCATAAGCGCCCCATGAGCAGGATGACGCACGTGGCTGATGCGCCTCCACCACCGGAGCAACTCCTGGAAAATGCCAGCTGTGGCTACCAAGAGGAAGTCAAGAGCCAATTCTGCTCAATCTAGCTGCTTATGTCCTGATAGGGCTGTGCCATGATAAGCCTGGGGGACCCATGTGGCCACACAGGTGCCTTTCTCTTGTAGCTTTGTATGTGAGCTGGGAGCTCTTGTAGCTCATGCGGTTCCacttccttcaggagctgggGACTAGCCTCAGCTTAGTGCTTTCCCCAAGATCCTCAGAAGCAGGAAGCTGCCTGGGCAGGTCTTCTATTTGGGAAAGGGCTGGGTCCTCTGGGTTTCCATACACCCTTGGCCTCACAGATGAAGACCCTACTCAAGCTGGGTCCCCTCCTTACCCACAGATTGAGAGGAACCTGGACTGTCTTCCACCCTCCCCACTCAGGAACCTGGCTTTCAATCTTGGTTCTATTCAGGACAAGCTCCTTCCCTCCCTGGTCTGCACCCTGGCTCTCAGACCCTTCTAGTGCTGACTTTTTCTGATTCCCCTTTAGACATTTAGAATCTTGGGCCTCAAAGCCTGTGGATTATATTTATAATTCAGTGATTCTCAGTTATCTTAGGAGACAGTCCATTCTTGGTACTATGAGAGTATAGTAAGATCAACCATCTGAGCTGGTGGGCCCACTGTGCCAAGCTTGGAGGAGTGCCAGGTCTTGCCACAATCTTACTGGGGTCCTAGCCAGATCAGTCCAAGCTCCTGCCCACCAGAGGTTCCCCAGAGGCAGGGGTTGGGAATGGAGGAGGCTCAGAGATGAGGCAGGTCCGCCAGATGACACAGCTCAAAGCAGGATCCACACTTCACTCTTTACTCATTGTTTATGGCCCATCCTTGGTCAAGCACAGCTGGCCCCAGGAGTCTTGATGGCAATTGGGCTGGGGGCTAAAGAAGAGAATGAGAAGCTGAGGCAAGCTCTGCCACAGAAGCTGCAGCTATGCCTCCTGTTTACTCTATCCTGCCCACCTGAGCGATGCCAGCCATGGTGCtggtggggagaggaggcagTTCCCTGCCACCATTAATCCAGCAGTTCCTTGATACACCAGCAGCAGAGGAGGATGTAGGCGACTTCCTTCAGGGTCCGCTGGAAGCCCTCCCACCCTGTGCCCATCTTAATGACAGGCACCCGCAGCCCAGTGTCTTGAGGGGCCCCTCCGAGGAAGAAAGGTAGGGTTTGGGCTAGGGGCTGTGTCCGGGGCTGCATGTGGGCAGCAGTTCTAAGGAAGGGTGTGGGAGCTGCCTCTAGTGCCTTTTATCAACACTGTCCCCACCCCCTTCAGCCTCATGACTACAGAGACAAAGGATCCAGGGTTTAGCAAAGGGAAGGTTCTAGGCCTGGGAACAGGCTGAGTCAGCCCCTCTAGACAGGGATGGGAGGGTGGGGTTAGTGGGAGGGAAGGCCTGGCCACTCCATCTTTCATCCTCCACAACTAGGCCAAGGCAGCTTCCCCTCTTCCAGCCAGGGTATTGCCCTGCCTGATTGCCCTTTTCCCAGTGGTTGGCACAACTCCTGCTTCTGCCCTCTGGTGGGCTCCTGCTGAGGCTGACATTGAGAACCATCAGTGAGAGCTCCTTTCCAGCCTGTTCTGCCCTGCCCCTTAAAGTGAGCACAGCCAGTCAGAGCTGGCAGCATTTGACCCAATTCTGCTTCTCCCATCCTCTGGAGCAGGAAGACACAGCTAGAGCAACAGGCACAGTGACAGGCATGGTTTATTGCCAGGTTATACCCTAGAACAgtgtccttccctccctcctagGGTGGGAGGTCATGTGCGGGAGTTTCGCTCCTCTTCTTCGTTCTCCAGTAGGTAGGCTGGACGGTATGTGGGGtgtcctcctgggctcaggcactTCAAAGCCGGGTTCCGCACGGTATTCTCCCGACTCCCCAGTGATGTGTATCTGGAGCAGGGAGGGTAGAGGGCAAGTATGTGGTAGGGTGTGCAATCCTACTGGCCCTCCCTATTCCAGCACCCTAAAAACTCCCTTACCCATTCCCTTCCCCTAATACCCTTACCCTCGGTCATACAGGATACAGTATGGGACAAACAACTGACGCAGAAAGTCCCAGATGTCTCTGTAGGTCCAGTCCTGGGAGGTCAGAGTAATAGAATAGTCACAAATGCTCCCCTCTCCCACTTCTACCCCTGCTGTCCCGGGAAGGGGCCCATCGATGGCTCTTCTGCTCCCTTGGCCTCTGAAGGAGGGCTTGCTATCTGATTCTCTGGTATAGCTTGCTCTATGTACGCAAAGACAAAGATAAGGACTTCATCTTCTCCACTCTCTGCTTTCCATTCCTGAACCACCCTCTACTGCAAGGGTGGAGCTCCAGGAGGACAGGCAGAGACCATGtctgtctatttattttttgagacggagttttgctctgtcgcccaggctggggtgcagtggcgcgatctcggctcactgcaacctctgcctcccgggttcatgccattctcctgcctcagcctcctgagtagctgggactacaggcgccagccaccacgcccggttaattttttgtatttttagtagagacggggtttcaccatgttagccaggatggtctcgatctcctgacttcatgatccacctgcctcggcctcccaaagtgctgggattacaggcgtgagccaccatgccccgcccgatttttttttttttttttaagagaaggtcttttctgttgcccaggctggagtgcactggcatgatcatggctcactgcagccttgacttccctggctcaagcgatcttcctgcctcagcctgagtagctgggactacaggcattgatcagcccaccttggcctcccaaagtgctggaattacaggtgtgagccactatgcctggccagaactttctgtggtgatggaaatgttctatatctctACTGTCTAATATGGTGgtcatttgaaatgtggctagtacaAATACTAAAgtactgttattttttttttggacggagtctcactctgttgcctaggctagagtatagtggtgccatctaggctcactgcaatctctgcctcccaggctcaagtgattctcctacctcagcctcctaagtagctgggattacaggtgcctgccaccatgtcccgctaatttttgtatttttagtagagacggggtttcatcatcttggtcaggctggtctcgatctcctgacctcaggcgatccacctgcctcagcctcccaaagtgcagggattacaggtgtgagccactatgcccggcctgcatttttttttttttttttgagatagagagtcttgctctgttgcccaggctggagtgcagtggtgtgatctcagctcactgcaacctctgcctcctaggttcaagcaattctcctgccttagcctcccgagtagctaggactacaggtgcatgccaccatgcctggcttttttttttttttttttgagacagagtcttgctctgttgcccaggctggagtgcagtggtgcgacctcagctcactgcaagctctgcctcccaggttcacgccattctcctgcctcagtctcctgagtagctgggactacagatgcccgccaccacgcacaactaattttttctatttttagtagagatggggtttcaccctgttagccaagatggtctcgatctcctgacctcatgatccgcctgcctcggcctcccaaagtgctgggattatatgtgtgagccactgcacctggccacgcctggctaattttttgtatttttagtagagatggggtttcaccatgttggccaggctgtctcgaactcctggcctcaagtgatccacccaccttggcctctcaaagtgctgagattacaggcataagccacgcgcccagccagaactgaatttttaattgtacttaaTTTGAAAAATTGAGGTATCCACATGCTGtcaaattcatccttttaaagtatataattcagtggtttttagtcaTAAGTATTTCAttctaattaattaaaatttaagtataaataaataattagtggCTATATTAGACAGCACAGGTCTAAGTCACTATTCTGTCCACAGTAGGAAGCACAATGCCTGCTATTGAATttgggctcaataaatattggtcaAAAGGATGAATGAACAGATAGCACTGCCTCACTTGGATGATGAGGCCCCTTCATCCAGGTTCCAGGCTCTAGCCTCCCCACTACTACAAGTGAGCTAGGGTGCAGTGACTGATGGGGCACGTGAGACTGAAGGCGATCAACCCTCTTCCCCATTACCAGCAGTGGGTTGATGCGCATGAAcacaggccagcctgggtcaGTGGGGCTGAAAGGGCAGAGGCTACAGGAGTAGGGGTCAGTCCGGCGGGTGCCCATCAGGACAGCCTCCAGCTGGGGGTGCCGTGCCTGCAGTTCACCCAGGGCCTGCTTCATGCTGCCCTCAGCTTCCAACATCTGCAGATTATACCTTAGGAAGAAACAGAAGTAGGGGTCGGGAGTGAGCTCTGTCAAGCTTCTCTTGGAGCCCAAACCTCCAGGCCCCTAGTACCTCTTGATAGTATCCTGTAGAAATTGTTCCAGCTCAGGGAAAGGGGAGATGCTGCGGATATACAGGATCTGGAGGGGGTTTGGAACATCAGGTAATTTCCTGCGGAGGGGGAAGAATCCACAGGCTTGCCAGCATGGACAGGGAAATGGCTCTCCTGAAACAGCTCACTGTTCTCTTTGGCCCCTGGAACAGACTCCCaccccttctctcttttccttgtcCTTTCCATCCATTAGACCCACTTCCTCTGGGAAGCCCACTCTGACCTTTCACCTCTCAAATCTAAACACGCATCCCTGGTTCAGGTATGTAAATCTCCCATCTCCCCAGTGGACTGTGACTTCCCTGTGGTCAGGGATAGTGGCCTGCACATCCATACACAAGGCCAGGCACATATCATATGCTCAATATGGTGGGAGAATGGAACTGAGAGATCACCAAGACTATCTCCCCCTTGAACTCCACCTATACACTCCCTCTCCCCTTGCTTTCTGGGATGTGGAACTGGAGAAACAGATCAGGGGTCTTGTCTCCCAGGGGGCAGGCTCACCTCTGCACAGCTGCATGGAAGAGGTGCAGGAGGGCGGTGCAGTCTTTGCCCCCGTTGAAGCCCACACAGAGCTGGGTGAGGCTGTACTGAGCCAGGGCGGTCTCAATGGTCTGTAGGGCACCTGCCACCTTTTCCCCCAGAGAAGACCCTGCCAAGCAGGCAGGGAAGAGGGCATCAGATGGACACATATGGCTATCAAAGGGGAGTGAAGGCATGCTGCCCTTGCTTAAACCCTTCGATATCTTCCCAATTGTCTgaggataaagtccaaactccttcATGCTGCTCACTAGGCCCTGCAGAGTTGGCCCCTGACCTGCCATCTGCCACCCAGCCACACCTCACGGTAGCCTCAGTGTCATTCCTCCGTAGCAGGGGGCGTGGGGTGTGGGCTTCCTTCCATTCCCCTAAACCCCATGCTGCTTCCTTGCAGGCCATCATTCATACTATTGGCTCTTGCCCACCTACTAGACCAAATCCTCCTTATCGCTCAGTTTATGTCACTTTGCCTTCTCTGACCCCAGATCAAGGCTGATCTCCCTGCTGTGGGAGATCACTCCCTTCATCACCCCATGCAGGATCACCTGTTTAATGTCCATCTTTCTTGTTAAAACACTCGTCCACAAGAGCAGGGCATACATTATTCTTTTGGGCTATATTCCcaacacctagcacagtgctgatGAAAGTAGGTACTCAATCAACGTTTATTGGAA
This DNA window, taken from Macaca mulatta isolate MMU2019108-1 chromosome 1, T2T-MMU8v2.0, whole genome shotgun sequence, encodes the following:
- the LENEP gene encoding lens epithelial cell protein LEP503, with product MQPRTQPLAQTLPFFLGGAPQDTGLRVPVIKMGTGWEGFQRTLKEVAYILLCCWCIKELLD